In one Pempheris klunzingeri isolate RE-2024b chromosome 8, fPemKlu1.hap1, whole genome shotgun sequence genomic region, the following are encoded:
- the sbk3 gene encoding uncharacterized serine/threonine-protein kinase SBK3 isoform X1, with protein sequence MTAAAAQELDERCFLSAQSMPSLKVSEHFQVLKLLGEGSYGKVMLAVHRKRGTPMALKFFPRQSTSLTSFLREYNLSLSYCTHPSLTRALGIFFSTPSYYVFAQQAGLYGDLYSVIVSEVGVDEERVQRVMAQLSSAVTHLHSLGFVHRDIKPENIFLCDSSCRWVKLCDFGLARAISSTVRAVWYESPFCTPEVEPAKETEVERERKECDGTEEEMEDIWITVEPCMDSWALGILVYCLLTGCFPWEESTYDDRGYRRYKEWFDREAEKEEKIRDSEWSGKEDIDSYTIMKENHGENPPPPQFEGLSPLVMTLFKELLHPNPKRRGNPEEILSYLGGPWLMETEREEKRKAEEAEKEARKIREGGGVAEELVREGRGER encoded by the exons ATGACA gctgcagcagctcaggaaCTTGACGAGCGATGTTTCCTGTCAGCGCAGTCCATGCCCAGTCTGAAGGTATCCGAACACTTCCAGGTGCTAAAGCTCCTGGGAGAGGGCTCCTACGGAAAGGTCATGTTAGCTGTGCACAGAAAGAGAG GAACCCCCATGGCTCTGAAGTTCTTCCCTCGTCAGTCTACCTCGCTCACCTCTTTCCTGCGTGAATACAATCTCTCCCTTTCTTACTGCACCCATCCTTCTCTGACAAGGGCCCTTGGCATCTTCTTTTCCACACCGTCCTACTATGTCTTTGCCCAGCAAGCCGGTCTATATGGTGACCTCTACAGTGTGATAGTGTCAGAG GTTGGGGTGGATGAAGAGCGTGTCCAGAGAGTGATGGCCCAGCTGAGCAGTGCCGTTACACATCTCCACTCCCTGGGTTTCGTCCACCGTGACATCAAACCTGAGAATATCTTCCTGTGTGACAGCTCCTGCCGCTGGGTCaaactgtgtgactttggcctCGCCCGAGCCATCAGCTCCACCGTTCGTGCCGTCTGGTACGAGTCTCCCTTCTGTACTCCTGAGGTGGAACCCGCCAAGGAGactgaggtggagagggagaggaaggagtgcGATGGGACtgaagaggagatggaggacaTTTGGATAACAGTGGAACCCTGTATGGACAGCTGGGCTCTTGGTATACTTGTTTACTGCCTCTTAACTGGCTGCTTCCCCTGGGAGGAGAGCACCTATGATGACCGTGGCTACCGCAGATACAAGGAGTGGTTTGACCGCGAGGctgaaaaggaggagaagatcAGGGATAGTGAGTGGAGCGGTAAGGAGGATATAGACAGTTACACAATCATGAAGGAGAACCACGGGGAgaaccctcctcctccacagtttgAGGGCCTCAGCCCACTCGTGATGACTCTTTTCAAGGAGCTGCTCCACCCTAACCCCAAACGCAGAGGAAACCCTGAGGAGATCCTGAGCTACTTGGGAGGCCCATGGTTGatggagactgagagggaggagaagaggaaggcagaggaggcagagaaggaggcTAGAAAAataagagagggaggaggggtaGCAGAGGAGCTGGTGAGGgaaggaagaggggagagataa
- the mfap5 gene encoding microfibril associated protein 5: MGSLPVVLLLCSFHALTAVAQAQPAESTEAPGGTLPANCREEMYPCTRMYSVHRPIKRCIGALCLYSLPRVYVINNEICMRTVCQQDEYLKAELCRERSGWPRRVERSSNRRRCRNRPSNPKTWANKA; the protein is encoded by the exons ATGGGCAGCCTTCCAGTggtcctgctcctctgcagttTCCACG CGCTCACAGCTGTAGCCCAAGCCCAGCCGGCTG AGAGCACTGAGGCACCCGGGGGCACCCTGCCAGCCA acTGCAGGGAGGAGATGTATCCTTGCACCAGGATGTACTCGGTTCACCGGCCCATCAAGAGATGTATTGGTGCCCTGTGTCTCTACAG CCTGCCTCGTGTCTACGTGATCAACAATGAGATCTGTATGAGGACTGTGTGCCAGCAGGATGAGTATCTGAAAG CCGAACTGTGCAGAGAGCGGTCCGGGTGGCCCAGGCGTGTTGAGAGGTCATCTAATAGGAGACGCTGTCGCAATCGCCCTAGCAACCCCAAAACCTGGGCAAACAAGGCCTGA
- the sbk3 gene encoding uncharacterized serine/threonine-protein kinase SBK3 isoform X2: MPSLKVSEHFQVLKLLGEGSYGKVMLAVHRKRGTPMALKFFPRQSTSLTSFLREYNLSLSYCTHPSLTRALGIFFSTPSYYVFAQQAGLYGDLYSVIVSEVGVDEERVQRVMAQLSSAVTHLHSLGFVHRDIKPENIFLCDSSCRWVKLCDFGLARAISSTVRAVWYESPFCTPEVEPAKETEVERERKECDGTEEEMEDIWITVEPCMDSWALGILVYCLLTGCFPWEESTYDDRGYRRYKEWFDREAEKEEKIRDSEWSGKEDIDSYTIMKENHGENPPPPQFEGLSPLVMTLFKELLHPNPKRRGNPEEILSYLGGPWLMETEREEKRKAEEAEKEARKIREGGGVAEELVREGRGER; this comes from the exons ATGCCCAGTCTGAAGGTATCCGAACACTTCCAGGTGCTAAAGCTCCTGGGAGAGGGCTCCTACGGAAAGGTCATGTTAGCTGTGCACAGAAAGAGAG GAACCCCCATGGCTCTGAAGTTCTTCCCTCGTCAGTCTACCTCGCTCACCTCTTTCCTGCGTGAATACAATCTCTCCCTTTCTTACTGCACCCATCCTTCTCTGACAAGGGCCCTTGGCATCTTCTTTTCCACACCGTCCTACTATGTCTTTGCCCAGCAAGCCGGTCTATATGGTGACCTCTACAGTGTGATAGTGTCAGAG GTTGGGGTGGATGAAGAGCGTGTCCAGAGAGTGATGGCCCAGCTGAGCAGTGCCGTTACACATCTCCACTCCCTGGGTTTCGTCCACCGTGACATCAAACCTGAGAATATCTTCCTGTGTGACAGCTCCTGCCGCTGGGTCaaactgtgtgactttggcctCGCCCGAGCCATCAGCTCCACCGTTCGTGCCGTCTGGTACGAGTCTCCCTTCTGTACTCCTGAGGTGGAACCCGCCAAGGAGactgaggtggagagggagaggaaggagtgcGATGGGACtgaagaggagatggaggacaTTTGGATAACAGTGGAACCCTGTATGGACAGCTGGGCTCTTGGTATACTTGTTTACTGCCTCTTAACTGGCTGCTTCCCCTGGGAGGAGAGCACCTATGATGACCGTGGCTACCGCAGATACAAGGAGTGGTTTGACCGCGAGGctgaaaaggaggagaagatcAGGGATAGTGAGTGGAGCGGTAAGGAGGATATAGACAGTTACACAATCATGAAGGAGAACCACGGGGAgaaccctcctcctccacagtttgAGGGCCTCAGCCCACTCGTGATGACTCTTTTCAAGGAGCTGCTCCACCCTAACCCCAAACGCAGAGGAAACCCTGAGGAGATCCTGAGCTACTTGGGAGGCCCATGGTTGatggagactgagagggaggagaagaggaaggcagaggaggcagagaaggaggcTAGAAAAataagagagggaggaggggtaGCAGAGGAGCTGGTGAGGgaaggaagaggggagagataa